From the Candidatus Cloacimonadota bacterium genome, the window AAGTATTTGAAAATGGTACAATAATAGGTAATGTTTTTGTATCTGAAACCCAAGTGCCAGCAGACAGCGCAGTTGTTATATTAAAAAAGATTGATGGAAAAGAATATGAAAATATCGATAGTGTTTTTTCTGATACTTGCGGAAATTATACATTTGAGAATGTACGAACTGGTCCACATTTAATTTATGCAAGCAAAATTGATACAAGCTTAGGGTTTCCAGATAAAATTGTTGCCACACTTGGTTTTTATTGCAATGGGAAAGATTCATGTAATCTTGATACTTTGTTTTTGAAACCGATGGAAGACCGCAAACCAGCAATATATATCTATCCAGAAGAGGAGCGCAAGTTCCAGGTTAAACTGATTTTAAAAAATGGAACAAGAATTACTAAAAGCATTCCAGAATACAATTCTGGTTGGGATGTGTTTGTAGAAAAATCTGGTAGAATAGATAGCAAGTATGATTATCTCTTTTATGAAGCTTCTATAAAGATAATGCCTGAACTATCTTCTGGCTGGTGTATTTCACAAAAAAATCTAAAGAATAAACTGAATAGTTTACTCTTAAAAGTCGGTTTAAACCAAAAAGAAATAAATGAATTTCTGGATTATTGGTTAAATATCTTAAAAGATTACAACTATTATAAAATTTATCCACTTTTTAATGAACAAATTGATTATTATGTAGAGCTAAAAATTAATCCTAAACCAAAGACAATTTTTAGAATGCGATTCTTCTTTCAAGGTTGCAAAAATTTTGAAGAATTGCCTTCTCCTCAAATAAACGATTTTGTCCGAGAAGGAACAACAGTCATTGAATGGGGTGGGGTGTTGTTGAATTAAAATTAAATTATTATACAGCAAAAAATAAGACCTTCGGGGTGTCGTAAACCTCGAAGGTCTTCTATATTATCAATCTTTGCAAAGGTTTCCCCCAATTTAATCGGTGGATTTTCAAAACTAAAATTACTCGAAATCCTGTAACTTCTTATGAAATCTTCTCATCATATATGAAGATGAAATAAAGATATTATCCCTATTGCTTGTCTTTATATAAACTTCTCTATCGTCCTTTTTGATGAATTTTATATTGTATCCAGTTCCATCAACAAGAGTAACAACAACAGTTTCATCTGGCTTATTCCAATTTAGTTCAACTGGCTCATCTTGAAATTTGGTAGTTCGCATTGGCGAGAAGGCATTTACAATTGATGATAACTTTGAAGGCTGAACCTCAATCTCTTTATCATCTTGTCTAACATACCAAACTGTATCAACAAATGTAAAATAAATGGTTGTATCACTATAACTTACTTCAATATAATCTATCTCATTTTTGGGAATATCTACAATAACTTTATCTCGCCATTGATTAACCTTTTTATTAAAAATGTAAGATAGATTTCCTGCAACAGAATATACTTTATCAAATTCAGATTCCCGTAAAAATGTATGAGAATAATTCTGGTCAGTTTTGCCAATAATAAAATCTAAAACTATATTATCATCTTTAAATATCTGAATTTGTGTTCCAGTAGAATCTACCTGAAATTTACTTTGTTTTTCCGGATTTACTGAGACTATACCTTCAAATTTCAAATCATTAATTTGTTCAATAACTCTTTCCATCGTTTTTTTATCAGCAAAATAATCAATAGGTTTTTTTACAAACCATTTATCATCTACTTTTTCTAAGGTAACATCTTTTTCTGTCTCAGAAGAATTAATACAAATTTTTGTAATACCCAGTGTGTCAAATTCTGCAAATCCACTTTTTTCTGCTTTTTCTAATTTTGGACTAAATCCCTTGCCAAATAGATAAATTAGTACTAATATTATTAAAATGAAAATAAGCCAAAGCGTCTGTTTTTTCATTAGAAATATCTCCCTATTCTCGCATATCTAATCTTTTTAATCCTCCAGGCAACAAAACCAATAAGAACTACTAATATGGATGGCAACAAGACTGCTATCCATTTAACAGTATTTTTTGCACCTCCAGAGATTTCTTTTAATTCACGGGTTATAATATTTTTTGAGCGAATTTCTATAAGTCCTGACTCTTGCGCCAACCAGTCTATTGAATTTGTAAAGAACAATGCATTGGTTTTGTTCAAATAATCATCTCTGATAAAATCTGCATCTCCAACCACTAAAATCCTGCTATCCAAACCTTTTTCTAAATACAATGAGGTATCTAAGGTGTCAGGCAGTTCTTGATTTCTG encodes:
- a CDS encoding DUF4340 domain-containing protein — its product is MKKQTLWLIFILIILVLIYLFGKGFSPKLEKAEKSGFAEFDTLGITKICINSSETEKDVTLEKVDDKWFVKKPIDYFADKKTMERVIEQINDLKFEGIVSVNPEKQSKFQVDSTGTQIQIFKDDNIVLDFIIGKTDQNYSHTFLRESEFDKVYSVAGNLSYIFNKKVNQWRDKVIVDIPKNEIDYIEVSYSDTTIYFTFVDTVWYVRQDDKEIEVQPSKLSSIVNAFSPMRTTKFQDEPVELNWNKPDETVVVTLVDGTGYNIKFIKKDDREVYIKTSNRDNIFISSSYMMRRFHKKLQDFE